The following are encoded in a window of Nibricoccus aquaticus genomic DNA:
- a CDS encoding ankyrin repeat domain-containing protein, which yields MSRVLFDQFRQAIQRRDNQALMALCASGADPGVMDAAGHTPLHEAMDQVQVDASALALVETLLRHGAKFPADALATALANGAGSCNLDLVRLVIARAETLDLTLRDTSGGTFAHRAAGSPKTLFLLEWLEAHGADLCAVDADGTTIFAEAASAVGGNIPALEWLRARGHATMQPTAYGSTPLHLAAGDPRPAVLAWLIAAGADLDARDVLNRRPLDVAIDTHRFAFRTEEQKRELVTLLGGTEADIARGRFHDHPLHVAGRAGDLRAIKRLLKAGGDANARDESGDTLLRTAIDRVSRLPFTLEEHRFGEKLLPLLFEYGADATLRMGDGMNCTYEEHARQLGVSEELERARRRYKPRAKS from the coding sequence GTGTCACGCGTACTCTTCGATCAGTTTCGTCAGGCGATCCAGCGTCGCGATAACCAGGCGCTGATGGCGCTGTGCGCCAGCGGGGCCGATCCTGGCGTGATGGATGCGGCGGGACACACGCCTCTGCATGAGGCGATGGATCAAGTGCAGGTGGATGCGTCGGCGCTTGCGCTCGTGGAAACGCTTTTGAGGCACGGCGCGAAATTTCCCGCCGATGCGCTGGCCACGGCGCTCGCGAACGGTGCGGGTAGTTGCAATCTGGATCTTGTGCGGCTCGTGATCGCGCGAGCCGAGACGCTGGATCTGACGTTGCGCGACACAAGTGGTGGAACCTTCGCGCATCGGGCGGCGGGCTCACCGAAGACACTTTTTCTCCTCGAATGGCTGGAGGCTCACGGGGCGGATTTGTGCGCAGTGGATGCGGACGGCACCACGATTTTCGCCGAAGCGGCGAGTGCGGTGGGAGGAAATATTCCGGCGCTCGAATGGCTTCGGGCGCGCGGACACGCGACGATGCAGCCGACGGCGTATGGCTCAACGCCGTTGCATCTCGCGGCGGGTGATCCGCGTCCGGCGGTGCTCGCGTGGCTCATCGCGGCAGGGGCAGATCTCGATGCGCGTGATGTGCTCAATCGTAGGCCGCTCGATGTCGCCATCGATACGCATCGCTTCGCTTTTCGGACGGAGGAACAAAAACGTGAACTGGTCACGCTGCTGGGCGGTACTGAGGCGGACATCGCTCGCGGGCGTTTTCACGATCATCCGCTTCATGTTGCCGGGCGTGCGGGTGATCTTCGCGCGATCAAGCGGTTGCTCAAGGCGGGCGGCGATGCGAACGCGAGGGACGAATCGGGGGACACTCTTTTGCGCACGGCGATCGACCGTGTGAGCCGGCTGCCGTTCACGCTGGAGGAGCATCGCTTCGGCGAAAAATTGCTGCCGTTGCTTTTCGAATACGGTGCGGATGCGACGCTACGGATGGGCGACGGCATGAACTGCACGTACGAGGAGCACGCGCGGCAACTCGGGGTGAGCGAGGAGTTGGAGCGTGCGCGGCGTCGCTATAAGCCGCGTGCGAAGAGCTGA
- a CDS encoding pyruvate carboxylase — protein MSKPASALSDASSIRPVKKLMAANRSEIAVRIFRAGTELGLRTVGVFAQEDRFCIHRYKADEAYQVGQGKGPVAAYLDIPSVIAVAKEKGVDAIHPGYGFLSENPDFARACDEAGIIFVGPRAELLEMMGDKTAARAVAIKIGVPVLPGTEEPISDRGEALKTAKEIGFPLIIKAAFGGGGRGMRVVHKAADLASLLDEAQAEAGRAFGNPAVFLEKYIPKAKHIEVQILGDKHGNVIHLHERDCSVQRRHQKVVEVAPSFGLPKAIVTELCEAAAKMARAIKYDNAGTIEFLYDLEKHEWFFIEMNPRIQVEHTVTEVITGLDLVRAQILIAQGHPLHSEEVGMPKQADVPRNGFAIQCRITTEDPENKFMPDYGRILAYRSPGGFGVRLDGGMGLSGAIITPFYDSMLVKVITSGPSYEVAMQRTQRALSEFRIRGVKTNIPFLENVIAHPIFKAGQATTTLIDTTPELFTFKPRRDRATKLLNFLGHVTVNGNPHAKGFRPEKIFLPALPPKVETPVAAPDGTRQLLLKLGAKKFAEWTLKQKRLLVTDTTFRDAHQSLMATRVRSYDMLATATAVARRAPDLYSLELWGGATFDTAMRFLSEDPWERLRQLRARVPNICFQMLFRGANAVGYTNYPDHIVAGFVKHAAANGMDIFRIFDSLNYLPNLRVAMESVQDTHAVCEAAICYTGDILDERRDKFTLQYYVRLAKELEKMGAHVLAIKDMAGLCRPYAAQKLVKALKDEVGLPIHFHTHDTSGIASASVLRAADAGVDIVDLALASMSGSTSQPNLNSIVAALQHTPRDTKLDLGALNEFSDYWEQVREFYRPFDTAPKTGSAEVYLHEMPGGQYTNLKEQAVSMGVSHRWPEIARTYAEVNALFGDIVKVTPSSKVVGDMALFLFSKGIKPADVVNLPAGETPFPESVIDMLSGGLGWPEGGWPADVSRAVLGEKRHKEATEKYKASLKKAKASAKSEKSDGSGDLKKLRAELAEKLKHEPSDDELYSHLMYPAVFADFAKQQREYGDVSVLPTPAFFYGLKPGEEINVEIEEGKTLIIRLVSIGAPDKDGRRALSFELNGMAREAFIADKSVAAKTKTRPKADLADALQVAAPIPGLIAAMSATVGAKVVKGEKLFMMEAMKMQTTVFAPVDGVVAELHAAVGDTVESKDLVVKLRA, from the coding sequence ATGTCGAAGCCTGCCTCTGCCTTGTCCGATGCGTCGTCCATCCGCCCAGTCAAAAAACTCATGGCGGCCAACCGCAGTGAGATCGCGGTGCGTATCTTTCGAGCGGGTACGGAGCTTGGGCTGAGAACGGTCGGTGTGTTTGCGCAGGAGGATCGCTTCTGCATCCATCGCTACAAGGCGGACGAGGCGTACCAGGTCGGGCAGGGGAAGGGGCCGGTGGCGGCTTATCTCGACATTCCCAGTGTGATCGCGGTGGCGAAGGAGAAGGGGGTGGACGCGATTCACCCGGGCTATGGGTTTCTCTCGGAGAATCCGGATTTCGCGCGGGCGTGCGATGAGGCGGGGATTATTTTCGTGGGACCGCGAGCGGAGTTGCTGGAGATGATGGGCGACAAGACGGCGGCACGCGCGGTGGCCATCAAGATCGGTGTGCCGGTTTTGCCCGGGACTGAGGAGCCGATTAGTGATCGCGGCGAGGCGCTCAAGACGGCGAAGGAGATCGGTTTCCCGCTCATTATTAAGGCGGCGTTTGGCGGTGGCGGGCGTGGGATGCGTGTCGTCCACAAGGCGGCAGATCTGGCGTCGCTCCTCGACGAGGCGCAGGCAGAGGCGGGGCGGGCGTTTGGAAATCCGGCGGTGTTTCTGGAGAAGTACATTCCCAAGGCGAAGCACATCGAGGTGCAGATTCTCGGGGACAAGCATGGCAACGTGATCCACCTGCATGAGCGCGATTGCTCGGTGCAGCGGCGGCACCAGAAGGTGGTCGAAGTCGCGCCGAGTTTCGGGCTGCCGAAGGCGATCGTGACCGAGCTGTGCGAAGCGGCGGCGAAGATGGCGCGGGCGATCAAGTACGACAACGCGGGGACGATCGAATTCCTCTACGATCTGGAGAAGCACGAGTGGTTCTTCATCGAGATGAATCCGCGCATCCAGGTGGAGCACACGGTGACCGAGGTCATCACGGGGCTCGATCTGGTGCGGGCGCAGATTCTGATCGCGCAGGGGCACCCGCTGCACTCGGAGGAAGTCGGCATGCCCAAGCAGGCCGATGTGCCGCGCAATGGGTTCGCGATCCAGTGCCGTATCACGACCGAGGATCCGGAGAACAAGTTCATGCCCGACTACGGGCGCATCCTTGCGTATCGTTCGCCGGGTGGTTTTGGCGTGCGGCTCGATGGAGGCATGGGGCTTTCGGGGGCGATCATCACGCCGTTCTACGACTCGATGCTGGTGAAGGTCATCACGAGCGGGCCGAGCTACGAAGTCGCGATGCAGCGCACGCAACGAGCATTGTCGGAGTTCCGCATCCGCGGCGTGAAGACGAACATCCCGTTTCTCGAAAACGTGATCGCACATCCGATCTTCAAAGCGGGCCAGGCGACCACGACGCTCATCGATACGACGCCTGAGCTTTTCACGTTCAAGCCGCGCCGCGATCGCGCGACCAAGCTGCTTAATTTCCTCGGGCACGTGACGGTGAACGGGAATCCGCACGCGAAGGGTTTCCGGCCGGAGAAGATTTTCCTGCCAGCGCTGCCGCCGAAGGTGGAGACGCCGGTGGCGGCGCCGGATGGGACGCGGCAGTTGTTGCTCAAGCTGGGCGCGAAGAAATTCGCCGAGTGGACGCTGAAGCAGAAGCGGCTGCTGGTGACGGACACGACTTTCCGCGACGCGCATCAGTCGCTCATGGCGACGCGGGTGCGCAGCTACGACATGCTGGCGACGGCGACGGCGGTGGCGCGGCGTGCGCCGGATCTCTACTCGCTCGAACTCTGGGGCGGCGCGACGTTCGACACGGCGATGCGGTTCCTCAGCGAAGATCCGTGGGAGCGGTTGCGCCAGCTGCGTGCGCGGGTGCCGAATATCTGTTTCCAAATGCTTTTCCGTGGGGCGAACGCGGTGGGTTACACGAACTATCCGGACCACATCGTGGCGGGTTTCGTGAAGCACGCGGCGGCGAATGGCATGGATATTTTCCGCATTTTCGACTCGTTGAACTATTTGCCGAATCTGCGCGTGGCGATGGAGTCAGTGCAGGACACGCACGCGGTGTGCGAGGCGGCGATCTGTTACACGGGCGACATCCTCGATGAGCGGCGGGACAAGTTCACTCTCCAGTATTATGTGAGGCTCGCGAAGGAGCTGGAGAAAATGGGCGCGCATGTGCTCGCGATCAAAGACATGGCCGGGCTATGCCGTCCGTACGCCGCGCAGAAACTCGTGAAGGCGTTGAAGGATGAAGTGGGGCTGCCGATCCATTTCCATACGCATGACACCAGCGGCATTGCGTCGGCCTCGGTGCTACGCGCCGCGGATGCGGGTGTGGATATCGTGGATCTCGCGCTCGCGTCGATGAGCGGCAGCACCTCGCAGCCGAACCTCAACTCCATCGTGGCCGCGCTGCAGCACACGCCGCGCGACACGAAGCTCGATCTCGGCGCGCTCAACGAGTTTTCCGATTATTGGGAGCAGGTGCGGGAGTTTTACCGGCCGTTCGACACGGCGCCGAAGACGGGCAGCGCGGAAGTTTATCTGCACGAGATGCCGGGCGGGCAGTACACGAATTTGAAGGAGCAGGCCGTCTCGATGGGCGTGTCGCATCGCTGGCCGGAAATCGCGCGCACGTACGCGGAGGTGAACGCACTCTTTGGCGACATCGTGAAGGTGACGCCGTCGTCGAAGGTCGTCGGCGACATGGCGCTGTTCCTGTTTTCGAAGGGGATCAAACCGGCGGATGTGGTGAATCTACCCGCGGGAGAAACGCCGTTTCCTGAGAGCGTGATTGATATGCTCAGCGGCGGACTTGGCTGGCCCGAAGGCGGCTGGCCTGCGGATGTGAGCCGCGCGGTGCTCGGTGAAAAGCGGCACAAGGAGGCGACGGAAAAGTACAAGGCGTCGCTGAAGAAAGCGAAGGCGTCTGCGAAATCTGAGAAGAGCGACGGATCAGGCGATTTGAAGAAGTTGCGCGCGGAGCTGGCGGAGAAATTGAAGCACGAACCGAGTGACGATGAGCTTTACTCGCACTTGATGTACCCGGCGGTCTTCGCGGATTTCGCTAAGCAGCAGCGCGAGTATGGCGATGTGAGCGTGCTGCCGACGCCGGCGTTTTTCTACGGCTTGAAACCCGGCGAGGAAATCAACGTCGAGATCGAGGAGGGGAAAACGCTGATCATCCGGCTCGTGAGCATCGGCGCGCCGGACAAGGACGGGCGGCGCGCGCTCAGCTTCGAGCTGAACGGCATGGCGCGCGAGGCGTTCATCGCGGACAAGAGTGTCGCGGCGAAAACCAAGACACGTCCGAAGGCGGATCTGGCGGACGCGTTGCAGGTGGCGGCGCCGATCCCGGGATTGATCGCGGCGATGTCGGCGACGGTGGGCGCAAAAGTCGTGAAGGGCGAAAAGCTCTTCATGATGGAGGCGATGAAAATGCAGACGACGGTCTTCGCGCCGGTTGATGGTGTTGTCGCCGAGCTGCACGCGGCGGTGGGCGACACGGTCGAGAGCAAGGATCTGGTGGTGAAGTTGCGGGCGTAG
- a CDS encoding response regulator transcription factor, with protein MATLPRIGIVEDQALVLNLLTDLCRHRFGYDVVFSARDAKSALTAVDGSEAEALLVDINLPDNDGISLALEIRKKIPRMKIIILSAECTEYTIFRVRQSGLHGYVDKNADPDFIQAALDSVLNRDLPFFTPLVREIARHTAADSQAFSKVLSDREHELLPHLGMGKTDNELAISRGIAADTVRKHRESIMRKLQLKALPDLVHYCIEKGFLQTRPDGEIRPASWTPSTNSS; from the coding sequence ATGGCCACCCTTCCTCGCATTGGCATCGTTGAAGATCAGGCGCTGGTGCTGAATCTCCTCACCGATCTCTGCCGCCACCGGTTCGGCTACGACGTCGTTTTTTCCGCGCGCGATGCGAAGTCCGCCCTCACCGCCGTCGACGGCTCCGAGGCCGAAGCCCTCCTCGTGGACATCAACCTCCCCGATAACGACGGCATCTCCCTCGCCCTCGAAATCCGCAAAAAAATCCCCCGGATGAAGATCATCATCCTCTCCGCGGAATGCACCGAGTACACCATCTTCCGCGTCCGCCAGAGCGGCCTCCACGGCTACGTCGATAAAAACGCCGACCCCGACTTCATCCAGGCCGCCCTCGACAGCGTCCTCAACCGCGACCTCCCTTTCTTCACTCCTCTCGTCCGCGAGATCGCCCGCCACACCGCCGCCGACAGCCAGGCCTTCAGCAAAGTCCTCAGCGACCGCGAACACGAACTCCTCCCCCACCTCGGCATGGGCAAAACCGATAACGAGCTCGCCATCTCCCGGGGCATCGCCGCCGACACCGTGCGCAAACACCGCGAAAGCATCATGCGCAAACTCCAGCTCAAAGCCCTGCCCGACCTCGTGCATTACTGCATCGAAAAAGGCTTCCTCCAAACGCGCCCCGACGGCGAAATCCGCCCGGCCTCATGGACGCCTTCGACGAACTCATCGTAA
- a CDS encoding sensor histidine kinase produces the protein MDAFDELIVNYLLNICGGLFIAIAAIIYRANKLRASNRAFSLLVLIGGIWTINYGFITRGGDNAILHLRIGAAVAAFLAPTLIIVRDFVANPRARFNLIAKNTLPWIALAIALAALTPADWFIRNNSTVSSINYGPGWLWQHLVISAAMAYIAWSGWSHRRQLRGTARDEMGIAVIFAAGAVTVISAFLAFHHSGDPLPPPEFGLVAILYASRLTWVLLARGVYDARVLISLVTRTVAIILGASAVFFCIYWLLKIKAGINETAAAIVASIAAAALVNYITQFFLAKHNALLYRSIAGFQREVQEVARSALTQEKALLQLERIFAEYTNTADALILIETGRNVYQRGTYRFPDRGLVWQRLNRSGWLARDTMDLTSVAAHDRDALRWIDERPVSLLMLGPRSEQHLNIVVALGRRQSAPAYTFYELECLSLMIESAAIALTTIDASTQAQHAGQMMALGLISASVVHEIKQPLAALRLFFKMLPSRYEDPRFREQYFDIIPDELARVEATLSEFLRLGRTESYHVRIFNPSALIHEVLTLIQPKATACRVQVVTDFAARDPSLRGDPQVLKQALLNLTLNAIQAMSGLRAGPRILFVGTTLVGEKCEIAIRDTGPGISPVILEKLFRPFVSTKEDGFGLGLYITRDQVVKTGGELIARNDPIGGACFLLLYPLATGNATDAPPQIASSTASTPPLPARSA, from the coding sequence ATGGACGCCTTCGACGAACTCATCGTAAACTACCTGCTGAATATCTGCGGCGGGCTCTTCATCGCCATCGCCGCGATCATCTACCGCGCGAACAAGCTCCGCGCCTCCAACCGCGCCTTCAGCCTCCTCGTCCTCATCGGCGGCATCTGGACGATCAACTACGGCTTCATCACGCGCGGTGGCGACAACGCCATCCTCCACCTGCGCATCGGCGCGGCCGTCGCCGCCTTTCTCGCGCCCACGCTCATCATCGTCCGCGACTTCGTCGCCAATCCCCGCGCTCGTTTTAATCTCATCGCGAAAAACACCCTCCCGTGGATCGCCCTCGCCATCGCGCTCGCGGCGCTCACTCCGGCCGACTGGTTCATCCGCAACAACTCCACCGTCTCGTCCATCAATTACGGCCCCGGCTGGCTCTGGCAGCATCTCGTTATCTCCGCCGCGATGGCCTACATCGCCTGGTCCGGATGGTCTCACCGACGCCAGCTTCGAGGCACCGCCCGCGACGAAATGGGCATCGCCGTCATCTTCGCCGCCGGCGCCGTCACCGTCATCAGCGCCTTCCTCGCCTTCCATCACTCCGGCGATCCTCTCCCGCCACCCGAGTTCGGCCTCGTCGCCATCCTTTACGCCTCCCGCCTCACCTGGGTTCTGCTCGCCCGCGGCGTGTACGACGCCCGCGTCCTCATCTCCCTCGTCACCCGCACCGTCGCCATCATCCTCGGCGCCTCCGCCGTCTTCTTCTGCATCTACTGGCTGCTCAAAATCAAAGCCGGCATCAACGAAACCGCCGCCGCCATCGTCGCCTCCATCGCCGCCGCCGCCCTCGTCAACTACATCACCCAGTTCTTCTTGGCCAAACATAACGCCCTCCTCTACCGCTCCATCGCCGGCTTCCAGCGCGAGGTGCAGGAAGTCGCCCGCTCCGCCCTCACCCAGGAAAAAGCCCTTCTCCAGCTCGAACGCATCTTCGCCGAGTATACCAACACCGCCGACGCCCTCATCCTCATCGAAACCGGCCGCAATGTGTACCAGCGCGGCACCTACCGCTTCCCCGACCGTGGCCTCGTGTGGCAACGCCTCAATCGCTCCGGCTGGCTCGCCCGCGACACCATGGACCTCACCTCCGTCGCCGCCCACGACCGCGACGCCCTCCGCTGGATCGACGAACGCCCCGTCTCTCTCCTCATGCTTGGCCCCCGCTCCGAGCAGCACTTGAACATCGTCGTCGCCCTCGGCCGCCGCCAGAGCGCCCCCGCCTACACCTTCTATGAGCTGGAATGTCTCAGCCTCATGATCGAGTCCGCCGCCATCGCGCTCACCACCATCGACGCCAGCACCCAGGCCCAGCACGCCGGCCAGATGATGGCCCTCGGTCTCATCTCCGCCTCCGTCGTCCACGAAATCAAACAACCCCTCGCCGCCCTCCGCCTCTTCTTCAAGATGCTCCCGAGCCGCTACGAGGACCCCCGCTTTCGCGAACAATACTTCGACATCATCCCCGACGAGCTAGCCCGCGTCGAAGCCACCCTCTCCGAATTCCTCCGCCTCGGCCGCACCGAAAGCTACCACGTCCGCATATTCAATCCCTCGGCACTCATCCACGAGGTTCTTACCCTCATCCAGCCCAAGGCCACCGCCTGCCGCGTCCAGGTCGTCACCGACTTCGCCGCCCGTGATCCCTCCCTGCGCGGCGACCCCCAGGTTCTCAAGCAGGCTCTCCTCAACCTCACCCTCAACGCCATCCAGGCCATGTCCGGCCTCCGCGCCGGCCCCCGTATCCTCTTCGTGGGCACCACGCTCGTCGGCGAAAAATGCGAGATCGCCATCCGCGATACCGGTCCCGGCATTTCCCCAGTCATCCTCGAAAAACTCTTCCGCCCTTTCGTCTCCACCAAGGAGGACGGCTTCGGTCTGGGCCTTTACATCACCCGCGACCAGGTCGTGAAAACCGGCGGCGAACTCATCGCCCGCAACGACCCCATCGGCGGCGCCTGCTTCCTCCTCCTATACCCACTGGCGACCGGCAACGCCACCGACGCCCCCCCGCAGATTGCCAGCAGCACCGCCTCGACCCCACCCCTCCCCGCACGAAGCGCATAA
- a CDS encoding carbon starvation CstA family protein: protein MSSSSTKKWLRVLGWSAVVAAGVVSLGTVAWSRGEPVNALWVVIASVCVFTVAYRFHSAWLMAKVLTVDELRATPAMVKEDGRDFVRTNRWVVFGHHFAAIAGPGPLVGPVLAAQFGYLPGLLWILIGATLGGAVHDAVILFCSTRRGGKSLGQMIRDEIGPFAGVLALVSIIGIMIILIAVLGLVVVKALAESPWGLFTIAATMPIAVLMGCALRYWVPGRVGLVSVFGFIGLMLAVWGGQFLHGTALEAKLTLSGTSLAWWIIGYGLLASVLPVWLLLAPRDYLSTFLKIGAVAVLGVAILILAPTLKMPAVTAFIDGSGPVVAGPVFPFCFITIACAAVSGFHALISSGTTPKLITRESDIRIVGYGAMVTEMLVGVMALIAACAMQPGEYFAINLKGASDAAVVAKVTALGYPVTEAEMSALAASVGEKNMIGRTGGAPTFAVGMAQMFAGVMGKHLLPLWYHFAIMFEALFILTTVDAGTRVGRFLVQDLLGLVWKPLGRTNSRWGNWIASAVFVAAWGWFLYQGVIDPLGGINSLWPIFGVANQLLAVLALALGTTVLIKMGRRRYLWVTLLPFAWLLAVTMTAGWMKIFSADPRVGFLSAADGLKKQIAGGGSVTDVARWEHLLTNNYVNTAVTGTFLVLVLLVVAVSVREWWKLLSGRRVGQLREEPYVTVNVAEGRS, encoded by the coding sequence ATGAGTTCTTCGTCTACGAAAAAGTGGCTGCGTGTGCTTGGTTGGTCCGCCGTGGTTGCGGCTGGCGTGGTGTCGTTGGGGACGGTCGCGTGGTCGCGGGGAGAGCCGGTGAATGCGCTGTGGGTGGTGATCGCGTCGGTGTGCGTGTTCACAGTGGCGTACCGGTTTCATAGCGCGTGGTTGATGGCGAAGGTGCTGACCGTGGATGAGCTGCGGGCGACGCCGGCGATGGTGAAAGAGGATGGGCGGGATTTCGTGCGGACGAACCGGTGGGTGGTGTTTGGGCATCATTTCGCGGCGATCGCGGGGCCGGGGCCGCTGGTCGGGCCGGTGCTGGCGGCGCAGTTCGGTTATCTGCCGGGGCTGTTATGGATTTTGATCGGGGCGACGCTGGGCGGGGCGGTGCATGACGCGGTGATTTTGTTTTGTTCGACGCGGCGCGGAGGGAAATCGCTCGGGCAGATGATCCGCGATGAGATCGGGCCGTTCGCGGGGGTGCTGGCTCTGGTGAGCATCATCGGGATCATGATCATTCTGATCGCGGTGCTGGGACTGGTGGTGGTGAAGGCGCTCGCGGAGAGCCCGTGGGGGCTGTTCACCATTGCGGCGACGATGCCGATCGCGGTGCTGATGGGGTGTGCGCTGCGTTACTGGGTGCCGGGGCGCGTGGGACTGGTGAGTGTATTTGGATTTATTGGACTGATGCTGGCGGTGTGGGGCGGGCAGTTTCTGCACGGGACGGCGCTGGAGGCGAAGCTCACGTTGAGCGGCACGTCGCTGGCGTGGTGGATCATCGGGTATGGGTTGCTGGCTTCGGTGCTGCCGGTGTGGCTGCTGCTGGCGCCGCGGGATTATCTGAGCACGTTTTTGAAGATTGGGGCGGTGGCGGTGCTGGGCGTGGCGATTTTGATTCTGGCGCCGACGCTCAAGATGCCGGCGGTGACGGCGTTCATCGACGGGAGCGGGCCGGTGGTGGCGGGGCCGGTGTTTCCGTTTTGTTTCATCACGATCGCGTGCGCGGCGGTATCGGGGTTTCACGCGTTGATCTCGTCGGGGACGACGCCGAAGCTTATTACGCGCGAGAGCGACATTCGCATCGTGGGTTATGGGGCGATGGTGACGGAGATGCTGGTGGGCGTGATGGCGTTGATCGCGGCGTGCGCGATGCAGCCTGGTGAGTATTTTGCGATCAATCTGAAGGGCGCGTCGGATGCGGCGGTGGTGGCGAAGGTGACGGCGCTAGGGTATCCGGTGACGGAGGCGGAGATGAGCGCGCTGGCGGCGAGCGTGGGGGAGAAAAACATGATCGGACGGACGGGCGGGGCACCGACGTTTGCGGTGGGGATGGCGCAGATGTTTGCCGGTGTGATGGGCAAGCATCTGCTGCCGTTGTGGTATCACTTCGCGATCATGTTCGAGGCGTTGTTCATCCTGACGACGGTCGATGCAGGCACGCGGGTGGGGAGATTTCTGGTGCAGGATCTTCTCGGGCTTGTGTGGAAGCCGCTGGGGCGGACGAACTCGCGCTGGGGTAACTGGATCGCAAGCGCGGTGTTTGTCGCGGCGTGGGGCTGGTTTCTTTATCAGGGGGTGATCGATCCACTGGGCGGGATCAATTCGCTGTGGCCGATTTTCGGTGTGGCGAACCAGTTGCTGGCGGTGCTGGCGCTGGCGCTGGGGACGACGGTGCTGATCAAGATGGGACGCAGGCGTTATCTGTGGGTGACGCTGCTGCCGTTTGCGTGGCTGCTGGCGGTGACGATGACGGCGGGGTGGATGAAGATTTTCAGCGCGGACCCGCGGGTGGGTTTCTTGAGTGCGGCTGACGGATTGAAGAAACAGATCGCGGGTGGGGGGAGTGTGACGGACGTCGCGCGCTGGGAACATCTGCTCACGAACAACTATGTGAATACGGCGGTGACGGGGACGTTTCTGGTGCTGGTGCTGCTCGTGGTCGCGGTGAGTGTGCGCGAGTGGTGGAAACTGCTGAGCGGGCGGCGGGTCGGGCAGCTGCGCGAGGAACCGTATGTGACGGTGAACGTGGCGGAGGGGAGGAGCTGA
- a CDS encoding polysaccharide lyase, protein MNPSVRHPRFSRTLYTLLALGTAATTFAAPERGQIPPHPPRMNPTGIPAFPGAWGGGMFTTGGRGGQVITVTNLNDSGLGSFRAALETPGPRIVIFRVAGTIHLDTNLDINHPDITIAGQSAPGDGICIAGQSLNINTHNVIVRHLRARRGDPKGGQGSDNIGGNPEGQIIIDHCSTSWGMDENLSLYRHMQKMPEGPDIKNATEKLTIQWSISSEALNNKKHAFGGTWGGKDSTFHHNLFASNTARNPSIGMSGAFDFRNNVIFNWGHRTMDGGDETSLVNVINNYYKPGPAASADMVSTMIRIEQRSQYSPGSAWAEGDWYVKEANRPGKWYVAGNVMHGNDDVTDNNWKGVRGPEQLARVNTPFEGWPVPQQTAEAAFESVLAKAGATLPRRDAVDTRVTEMVRTGKVSIRNGIINNPEEVGGYPNLTFDPAKVPVDTDNDGMPDAWELKHGLNPNDASDGALDSDNDGYTNVEEFLNGTNPREKLNYRNLANNVDTISG, encoded by the coding sequence ATGAATCCCTCCGTCCGCCACCCCCGCTTCTCCCGCACCCTTTACACCCTTCTAGCCCTCGGCACCGCCGCGACCACCTTCGCCGCCCCCGAACGCGGCCAGATCCCGCCCCACCCCCCGCGCATGAATCCCACCGGCATCCCCGCCTTCCCCGGCGCCTGGGGCGGCGGCATGTTCACCACCGGCGGCCGTGGCGGTCAGGTCATCACCGTCACCAACCTCAACGACTCCGGCCTCGGCTCCTTCCGCGCCGCCCTCGAGACACCCGGCCCTCGCATCGTCATCTTCCGCGTCGCCGGTACCATCCATCTCGATACGAACCTCGATATCAACCACCCCGACATCACCATCGCCGGCCAGTCCGCCCCCGGTGACGGCATCTGCATCGCCGGCCAGTCTCTAAACATCAACACCCACAACGTCATCGTCCGCCACCTCCGCGCCCGCCGCGGCGATCCGAAAGGCGGCCAGGGCTCCGACAACATCGGCGGCAACCCCGAGGGCCAGATCATCATCGACCACTGCTCCACGAGCTGGGGCATGGACGAAAATCTCTCCCTCTACCGCCACATGCAGAAAATGCCCGAGGGCCCCGACATCAAAAACGCCACCGAGAAACTCACCATCCAGTGGTCCATCTCCAGCGAAGCCCTCAACAACAAGAAACACGCCTTCGGCGGCACTTGGGGCGGCAAAGACTCCACCTTCCACCACAATCTCTTCGCTTCAAACACCGCCCGCAATCCGTCCATCGGCATGTCCGGCGCCTTCGATTTTCGCAACAACGTCATCTTCAACTGGGGCCACCGCACCATGGACGGCGGCGACGAGACCTCCCTCGTCAACGTCATCAACAACTACTACAAACCTGGCCCCGCCGCTTCTGCCGACATGGTCAGCACCATGATCCGCATCGAGCAGCGCAGCCAATATTCCCCCGGCAGCGCCTGGGCCGAAGGCGACTGGTACGTCAAAGAGGCCAACCGCCCCGGCAAATGGTACGTCGCCGGCAATGTCATGCACGGCAACGACGACGTGACCGACAACAACTGGAAAGGCGTCCGCGGCCCCGAACAACTCGCCCGCGTGAACACACCTTTCGAAGGCTGGCCCGTCCCGCAACAAACCGCCGAAGCCGCTTTTGAGTCCGTCCTCGCCAAAGCCGGCGCCACCCTTCCCCGTCGCGACGCGGTCGATACGCGTGTCACCGAGATGGTCCGCACCGGCAAAGTCTCCATCCGCAACGGCATCATCAACAACCCCGAGGAAGTCGGCGGCTATCCGAACCTCACCTTCGATCCCGCCAAAGTCCCCGTCGACACCGACAACGACGGCATGCCCGACGCCTGGGAACTCAAGCACGGCCTCAACCCCAACGATGCCTCCGACGGCGCCCTCGACTCCGACAACGACGGCTACACCAACGTCGAAGAATTCCTCAACGGCACCAACCCCCGCGAGAAGCTAAACTACCGCAACCTCGCCAACAACGTAGACACCATCAGCGGCTGA